A genomic stretch from Mycobacterium cookii includes:
- a CDS encoding phosphomannomutase/phosphoglucomutase: MSRPAAAVHRVIKAYDVRGLVGDEIDESFVAEVGAAFARLMRDEGARQVAIGYDMRDSSPSLAAAFASGVTGQGLDVVRIGLASTDQLYFASGLLDCPGAMFTASHNPAAYNGIKLCRAGAKPVGADTGLAAISDDIIAGIPAYDGTNGTITDQDVLTEYGEFLRSLVNTSDLRPLRVAVDAGNGMAGHTAPAVLEAIESITLLPLYFELDGSFPNHEANPLDPANLADLQAFVRENNADIGLAFDGDADRCFVIDERGLPVSPSTVTSLVAARELHREIGATVIHNLITSRAVPELVVERGGTPVRSRVGHSYIKALMADTGAIFGGEHSAHYYFRDFWGADSGMLAALYVLAELGEQQRPLSELTADYQRYEASGEINFTVADAESCVEAVLRSFGSRIQSIDHLDGVTVDLGEGSWFNLRSSNTEPLLRLNVEGRCVEDVDNVVEHVAGEIQRQAELVGQPEAVT, from the coding sequence ATGTCTCGGCCCGCTGCGGCTGTCCACCGTGTGATCAAGGCGTATGACGTGCGCGGTCTGGTCGGTGACGAAATCGACGAGTCGTTCGTCGCCGAGGTCGGCGCGGCGTTCGCCAGGCTGATGCGCGACGAGGGCGCGCGGCAGGTCGCCATCGGCTACGACATGCGGGACAGTTCGCCGAGCCTCGCGGCGGCCTTCGCGAGCGGTGTCACCGGCCAGGGCCTCGACGTGGTCCGGATCGGGCTGGCGTCCACCGACCAGCTGTACTTCGCGTCCGGCCTGCTCGACTGCCCGGGCGCGATGTTCACCGCGAGTCACAACCCGGCCGCCTACAACGGCATCAAGCTCTGCCGGGCCGGCGCCAAGCCCGTCGGTGCGGACACCGGGCTGGCCGCGATCAGCGACGACATCATCGCCGGGATTCCCGCCTACGACGGGACCAACGGCACCATCACCGACCAAGACGTGCTGACCGAATACGGCGAGTTCCTGCGTTCGCTGGTCAACACCTCCGACCTGCGTCCGCTGCGGGTCGCGGTGGACGCGGGCAACGGGATGGCCGGCCACACCGCACCCGCGGTGCTCGAAGCGATCGAGTCGATCACGTTGCTGCCGTTGTACTTCGAACTCGACGGCTCGTTCCCCAACCACGAGGCCAACCCGCTGGACCCGGCCAACCTGGCCGACCTCCAGGCTTTCGTGCGGGAGAACAACGCCGACATCGGGCTGGCGTTCGACGGCGACGCCGACCGCTGTTTCGTCATCGACGAACGCGGCCTGCCGGTCTCGCCGTCGACGGTCACCTCGCTCGTCGCCGCCCGCGAGCTGCACCGCGAGATCGGCGCGACGGTCATCCACAACCTGATCACCTCCCGGGCGGTGCCCGAGCTGGTCGTAGAACGCGGTGGCACGCCGGTTCGGTCCCGGGTCGGGCACTCCTACATCAAGGCCCTGATGGCCGACACCGGCGCGATCTTCGGCGGTGAACACTCCGCGCACTACTACTTCCGCGACTTCTGGGGCGCCGACTCCGGCATGCTGGCCGCTCTCTACGTGCTGGCCGAACTCGGCGAACAGCAGCGGCCGCTGTCCGAGCTGACCGCCGACTACCAGCGCTACGAGGCGTCCGGCGAGATCAACTTCACCGTGGCCGACGCCGAGTCGTGCGTCGAGGCGGTGCTGAGGTCGTTCGGCAGCCGGATCCAGTCCATCGACCACCTGGACGGAGTGACCGTCGATCTCGGTGAGGGCAGCTGGTTCAACCTGCGCAGCTCCAACACCGAACCGCTGCTGCGACTGAATGTGGAAGGCCGCTGCGTCGAGGACGTGGACAACGTCGTCGAGCACGTGG